A window of the Xenopus laevis strain J_2021 chromosome 9_10L, Xenopus_laevis_v10.1, whole genome shotgun sequence genome harbors these coding sequences:
- the LOC108702066 gene encoding myeloid-associated differentiation marker: MPNLEMDYQSLGSPLGILRFAQVFLSCTSFSLVASVNMYNNPYGSWSMFTWCFCFAVTIIIIVLEVTGLCRRIPISWEDFTSAFSMLATLMLFTTSIMYPSTFLRGGCSGHSCACRGAATATSILCFFAYAAEVGLTRAKPGEVSGFLSTVPGLLKVLQSYVACLIFSLIPGIPYGGLGGLQWCVAVFSICFIFTTLIIFITIGRLLAILSTFLEKVLIGYNILCVAMYITVAIIWPYYNFKDNPSRPNNCQPNIRCIWDNALGVTFLAYLNLVAYIVDLVYSFKMVFITAQA, translated from the coding sequence ATGCCCAATTTAGAGATGGACTACCAATCTCTTGGCTCACCCCTGGGGATACTGCGCTTTGCCCAGGTCTTCTTGTCCTGCACCTCCTTCAGCTTGGTGGCCAGTGTTAATATGTATAACAACCCCTATGGAAGCTGGAGCATGTTCACGTGGTGCTTCTGCTTTGCagtcactataataataatagtgctgGAGGTTACTGGCTTGTGCCGCCGTATCCCCATCTCCTGGGAAGATTTCACCTCAGCCTTCTCCATGCTGGCTACACTCATGCTCTTCACTACTTCCATCATGTATCCATCTACCTTCCTCAGGGGCGGGTGTAGTGGCCATTCCTGTGCCTGTCGTGGTGCAGCTACAGCCACCTCAATATTGTGTTTCTTTGCTTATGCTGCAGAGGTCGGCCTGACTCGGGCAAAACCTGGGGAGGTTAGTGGTTTTCTCTCCACGGTGCCTGGGTTACTCAAGGTCTTGCAGTCCTACGTGGCTTGCTTGATCTTCTCCCTCATTCCAGGCATTCCTTATGGGGGCCTTGGTGGACTCCAGTGGTGCGTGGCTGTTTTCTCCATCTGCTTCATTTTCACCACCCTTATTATTTTCATCACCATCGGACGTCTTTTGGCAATTTTATCCACTTTTCTTGAGAAGGTCCTCATCGGTTATAACATCCTGTGTGTGGCCATGTACATCACCGTGGCCATCATTTGGCCTTATTACAATTTCAAGGACAACCCAAGCAGACCAAACAATTGTCAACCTAACATTAGATGCATATGGGACAATGCCCTTGGAGTGACATTCCTCGCCTACCTCAACCTCGTTGCTTACATTGTAGACTTGGTTTACTCCTTCAAAATGGTTTTCATCACTGCCCAAGCCTAA
- the septin12.L gene encoding neuronal-specific septin-3 isoform X2: MEEQNLARPKLEVAEPDISQEPIGYVGIDSVLDQMRRKAMKNGFEFNIMVVGQSGLGKSTLVNTLFKSKVIRKSPDAAIPKTVELNAVSQVVEERGMEMRLTVIDTPGFGDQINNQNCWDPIIKYIHEQYEKYLREEILINRKRRIPDSRIHSCIYFIPPTGHWLRPLDLEFMKRLGRIVNVVPVIAKADTLTLEEREEFKQRIRKDLQTHGISVYPQPELDEDSAEALMNDKIREKIPFAVVGTDEEHQVNGRKVFGRKTKWGIIEVENTAHCEFANLRDLLIRSNLQDLKDITHNIHYETYRVSRLNEKFQPSQTKELGVL; encoded by the exons AGCAGAACCTTGCCCGGCCCAAACTGGAGGTGGCAGAGCCCGACATCAGCCAGGAACCCATCGGATATGTGGGCATTGACTCCGTGTTGGACCAGATGAGACGCAAGGCCATGAAAAATGGCTTTGAATTCAACATTATGGTGGTGG GACAGAGCGGTTTGGGGAAATCCACCCTAGTGAACACACTTTTCAAGTCCAAAGTGATTCGGAAATCTCCCGACGCCGCCATACCCAAAACGGTGGAACTGAACGCAGTCAGCCAAG TGGTCGAGGAGAGGGGCATGGAGATGAGACTCACTGTTATCGACACACCGGGATTCGGAGACCAGATCAACAATCAGAACTG CTGGGACCCCATCATTAAGTACATACACGAACAGTACGAGAAATACCTGAGGGAGGAGATTCTCATCAATCGCAAGCGTCGCATCCCTGACTCTCGGATTCACAGCTGTATCTACTTCATCCCCCCCACGGGTCACTG GCTGAGACCTTTGGACTTGGAGTTTATGAAGCGGTTGGGCCGGATTGTGAACGTGGTGCCGGTGATCGCTAAAGCTGATACTCTCACCTTGGAAGAGAGGGAGGAATTCAAACAGAGG ATACGGAAGGACCTACAGACTCACGGTATCAGCGTGTACCCACAGCCAGAACTGGATGAAGACTCGGCGGAGGCGTTAATGAATGACAAAATACGG GAGAAGATTCCATTCGCTGTGGTGGGAACAGATGAGGAGCATCAGGTAAACGGCAGAAAAGTCTTCGGCCGAAAGACCAAGTGGGGAATCATAGAAG tTGAGAACACAGCGCATTGTGAATTTGCCAACCTTCGGGATCTGCTCATCCG ATCCAACCTGCAGGACCTTAAAGACATAACCCACAACATCCACTATGAAACCTACAGGGTCAGCAGGCTGAACGAGAAATTCCAGCCATCGCAGACAAAAGAGCTGGGGGTTTTGTGA